One Vallitalea pronyensis genomic region harbors:
- a CDS encoding YifB family Mg chelatase-like AAA ATPase: protein MFRRVYSAAIMGIDGYVVGVEVDLSNGFPKLDLVGLPDSAVKESVERVRTSINNSDYEFPCKRITVNLAPADVRKEGPAFDLPIAIGILACMELVEEKALEKTLILGELSLNGEIQKINGILPIVYCAFKNGFKRCIIPAENVEEGAVVEGIDIIGVSHLKEVVKLLNQDVKIEPTKIDVNRLFINSEKNQPTIDFSDIKGQENVRRALEIAAAGAHNILMIGPPGSGKTMMAKRLPTILPDLTFEESIEITKIYSVAGLLKKGQALITKRPFRSPHHTISNSALTGGGRIPKPGEISLSHHGVLFLDEMPEFSKNVLEVMRQPLEDGEVTISRVNATLTYPANFMLVSSMNPCKCGHYPDIDRCTCTPLQIKRYMGKISGPLLDRIDLHVEATSLKLEDLNQEKKPESSEVVKKRVMAAHVIQQERYKESPIFFNAHLTAAQITENCTLDKKGKDMLELAFNKLGLSARAYHRILKVARTIADLDNKPNIEEKHLAEAIQYRSLDRNYWG from the coding sequence ATGTTTAGACGAGTATATAGCGCGGCTATTATGGGAATAGATGGCTATGTGGTAGGTGTGGAGGTGGATCTTTCCAATGGGTTTCCCAAATTAGATTTAGTGGGGTTGCCTGATTCGGCTGTGAAGGAATCGGTGGAGAGGGTACGTACATCCATTAATAACTCTGATTATGAATTTCCATGTAAAAGAATTACGGTTAATCTGGCACCTGCTGACGTTAGAAAAGAAGGTCCTGCATTTGATTTGCCCATTGCAATAGGTATTCTAGCTTGCATGGAATTAGTGGAAGAAAAGGCATTAGAAAAAACACTTATTCTTGGAGAACTATCCCTTAATGGAGAGATACAGAAAATTAACGGTATATTGCCAATTGTTTATTGTGCGTTTAAAAATGGATTTAAAAGATGCATTATACCTGCTGAAAATGTAGAAGAAGGAGCAGTTGTTGAAGGAATAGATATTATTGGGGTTAGCCATCTGAAGGAAGTCGTTAAACTGCTTAATCAAGATGTGAAAATTGAACCAACAAAAATAGATGTAAACAGATTATTTATAAATTCTGAAAAGAATCAACCTACCATAGATTTCAGTGATATAAAAGGACAAGAGAATGTAAGACGGGCTCTGGAGATTGCAGCAGCAGGGGCGCATAATATATTAATGATTGGTCCACCGGGGTCAGGAAAAACCATGATGGCCAAGCGATTACCTACAATATTACCAGACTTGACTTTTGAAGAAAGTATTGAAATTACAAAAATCTATAGTGTTGCAGGATTGTTAAAAAAAGGTCAAGCCCTTATAACAAAAAGACCTTTTCGCTCGCCACATCATACCATATCCAATTCTGCTTTAACAGGTGGTGGGCGAATTCCAAAACCAGGTGAAATAAGTCTATCCCATCATGGTGTGCTCTTTTTGGATGAGATGCCAGAGTTTAGTAAGAATGTATTAGAAGTGATGCGACAACCATTAGAAGATGGGGAAGTAACCATATCAAGAGTGAATGCTACCCTTACTTATCCGGCTAATTTTATGTTGGTTTCAAGTATGAATCCGTGCAAATGCGGGCACTATCCAGACATAGATAGATGTACTTGTACGCCACTGCAAATAAAAAGGTACATGGGGAAGATCTCAGGACCTCTTTTAGATCGTATTGATCTTCATGTGGAAGCAACTAGTCTTAAATTAGAAGATCTTAATCAAGAGAAAAAGCCTGAATCATCAGAAGTCGTAAAAAAAAGAGTCATGGCAGCACATGTCATTCAACAAGAACGATATAAAGAAAGTCCAATATTTTTTAATGCACATTTAACTGCCGCACAAATAACGGAAAATTGCACACTTGATAAAAAAGGTAAAGACATGTTAGAATTAGCTTTTAATAAGTTGGGGCTAAGTGCAAGGGCTTACCATCGTATCTTAAAAGTAGCTAGAACCATTGCAGATTTAGATAATAAGCCAAACATTGAAGAAAAACATTTGGCAGAAGCTATACAATACCGTTCATTGGACCGAAATTATTGGGGGTAG
- a CDS encoding YlmC/YmxH family sporulation protein, which yields MVRIYDMKQKEVINSGDGIRLGFISDVEVDLDEGKLLKIIVPGPAKLFGMFGRGKEYQVPWDSIKKIGEDIILVDVDVEKSLVDSEY from the coding sequence ATGGTTAGAATATATGATATGAAGCAGAAAGAAGTTATTAATTCGGGTGATGGTATTCGATTGGGATTCATCAGCGATGTAGAGGTGGACTTAGATGAAGGAAAGTTACTCAAAATAATTGTTCCAGGACCAGCCAAATTATTTGGCATGTTCGGTAGAGGCAAAGAATATCAAGTGCCTTGGGACAGTATTAAAAAAATCGGTGAAGATATTATTCTAGTGGATGTAGATGTTGAAAAATCTTTAGTTGATTCGGAGTATTAG
- the nrdR gene encoding transcriptional regulator NrdR, translating into MRCPFCHEDNTKVVDSRPSDENNLIRRRRQCEACGKRFTTYEKIETIPLVVIKKDKTREPYNRNKIMNGVVRSCHKRPVSMKEIEALVDEIENSLYNSLKKEIKSKLIGEKVMEKLKHLDEVAYVRFASIYREFKDINTFMDELKKILKDK; encoded by the coding sequence ATGAGATGTCCGTTTTGTCATGAAGATAATACGAAGGTTGTTGATTCAAGACCTTCAGATGAGAATAATTTAATACGAAGAAGAAGACAATGTGAAGCTTGTGGAAAACGTTTTACAACATATGAAAAGATTGAAACCATTCCATTGGTAGTCATTAAAAAGGATAAGACAAGAGAGCCCTATAATCGAAATAAGATTATGAACGGTGTTGTCAGGTCATGTCATAAAAGACCTGTTTCAATGAAAGAAATAGAAGCTTTAGTGGATGAAATAGAAAATAGCCTATACAATTCATTAAAGAAAGAAATAAAGAGTAAACTAATCGGAGAAAAAGTCATGGAAAAACTCAAACATCTGGATGAAGTGGCCTATGTTCGATTTGCTTCCATTTACCGTGAATTCAAAGATATTAACACTTTTATGGACGAGTTGAAGAAGATTCTGAAAGATAAATAG